GCTCGAGCCCGGCACGGAACTCCAGCGCTATCGCGTCGATTTCCGCGAGCCGCACCTGGCGGACTCCGATTACAGCCTCTCGCTGAGCGGTTTCTTCTTCGAGCGCAAGCGCGACTCCTACGACGAGCGCCGCATCGGCGGCAACATCGGCTTCGGAAAGGAGATCCGCGAGGACCTTCAGGCCTTCCTGAACCTTCGCGTCGAGGGCATCGACATCCGCAACGTGGATGCCGATGCGCCGAAGGACCTCCTGGACGTCGAAGGCGCCAGTTCCCTCACCAGCGCCGAGGTGGGGCTCCTGAAGGACACGACCGACAGCATCTTCTTCCCGACGGAGGGGTATCGGCTCCGGGGGTCGGTCGAGCAGGCGGGCGCTCTCGGAGGCGACTACACGTTCACGAAGTTCGACGTGGACGCCCGGCGCTACTGGACGGTCACGCGCGACGTCCTGGACCGGCGGAGCGTGCTGTCGGTGCGCGGCCACCTGGGCTTTATCGGGGGCGACGCGCCGATCTTCGAGCGGTTCTACGCGGGCGGCCAGGGGAGCATCCGCGGCTTCGAGTTCCGCGGCGCGGGCCCGCGCGAGCGCGACACGGCGATCGGCGGCGACTTCCTGGCCCTCGCGTCCACGGAGTATTCGTTCCCGCTGTTTGAAAAGAACCTGACAGGCGTCTTCTTTCTCGACACCGGCACCGTCGAGAAGAAGATCGAGTTGAAGACGTTGCGCGCCTCGGTCGGGTTCGGCATCCGTTTCACCGTCCCATTCTTCGGGCCGGTTCCGTTCGCGTTTGACTTCGCCCTTCCGATCGCCAAGGACACCGACGATGAGACGCAGTTCTTCTCGTTCACGATCGGGACGGCTTTCTAGAGCGGCCGGGTGAACCGGCCCAGGTGGGAGTAGGCGGCCCGGCTCTCCGGGCGAGGACACGGGAAAAACAGGCAGCCAAAAGGAAAGGAGCATTTTATGAATCGGGTCTGGAGGATTGGAAGCGTGGGGCTGGGGGTCGTGCTCGTGGCGTTGCTCGCGGCGCCCGCACGGGCCGAGATCAAGGTCGGCCAGGTGGACATCGTGACGCTGGTGGACAACTACGAGCGCACCAAGGATGCTGAAGCCGACGCCAAGGTGGAAGAGGCCAACATGAAGGCTGCCGCCGAGCCGAAAATCAAAAAGGTTGAGGAAATCCGTCTCCAGCGCGACGGGTTCAATAAGGACAGCGAGGAATGGCGTCGGCTGGACGACAAGGCGTTTGAGGCCGAGGTTGAACTGCGAACCTGGCTGGCCGTCGAACAGGCCAAGATGGTCCGCAAGCGGCGCGACATGCTGCTGGACATCTACCGCGACATTCAAAAGGTCGTCAGCCGCATCGCCAAGGGAAAGGGGCTGGACTTGGTGTTCGCAAAGGCGTTTCTGACCCCCGGCCAGATTGACGTGGAACAGGTCCGGAACCTCGCGGACCTGAAACAGCACATTGTAGCGACGGCCTTGCTGTTCCCCGGCAACGTGACCGACGTGACGGACGAGGTTCTCAAGATCCTGAACGACGCCTACAGGGTGTCCAAGAAGCCGGCGGAAGGCGCACCGCCCAAGACTCCGGCCGAGGGTGCTCCCAAGGGCTGAATCGGCGTGGGCGAATCGGGGTGAATGGTCCCGGCCCGGCGGCCGCTGGTCGGCTTTGCCGGGCCGGTTGGTTCCTGTCGCATGGGTGGATTCGACCGGCCGGGCCGTGGAAGCGGAGGATGGCGTGGAGAGGTGCCGGCGTCGGCTTGGCGCGATGTGTCTCGGCGCCCTGGCGGTGGCGGGCTTGGCCGCCGCCGCGGACGCCGACGTGGCCCCCTGGCTGGGGCCGGGATGGAAAGTCCGCCGCGTCGTCGACGCCAAGGTCGAACCGTCCTCCTATCCGGGAGCGGAGGTGGCCGTTTGCATCTTCTACAGCGGCGGCATGATGAAGGCGGACGGCAGCGACCTTCGCGTCGCCGCCGAGGGCCGCCGACTCGTTCCCCATCGTGTGCTCGCGGTCGGCCCGGGCGACCTGGTGCGCATCGCGTTTGCCGCCACGCCGGGCACCGAGCGTTACTACATCTACTACGGCAACCCGGAGGCGGGACCGCCGACCGAAACGTGGGAGCCCGAGCGCGGCGTCCTGCTGGAGGCTCGCCAGTGGCCCGGCGGGCCCATGGACCGTCTCGGCGCGGTGCAGAAGATTTGGGAAAAGGCAAAACTGGCCGGCGCCGCTTTCGTGA
The nucleotide sequence above comes from Planctomycetota bacterium. Encoded proteins:
- a CDS encoding OmpH family outer membrane protein, with translation MNRVWRIGSVGLGVVLVALLAAPARAEIKVGQVDIVTLVDNYERTKDAEADAKVEEANMKAAAEPKIKKVEEIRLQRDGFNKDSEEWRRLDDKAFEAEVELRTWLAVEQAKMVRKRRDMLLDIYRDIQKVVSRIAKGKGLDLVFAKAFLTPGQIDVEQVRNLADLKQHIVATALLFPGNVTDVTDEVLKILNDAYRVSKKPAEGAPPKTPAEGAPKG